CCTGCTGATGGCGAAAGGCCTGAAACGCGTCCCAGTTGGCATGGCGCACCAATTGAACCCAGGGCCAGTAGTCGAGCCCGGCACGTTTCAAGGTCCGGTCATCGATCTGAAACCCCAGCGGTTCAATCAGATGGAGCTCCGTACAGGTCGCCACGCAGCTCCGCGCCACGTTGCCTGTATTGGGGGGGATCTCCGGCTGAAAGAGCACCACCTTGGGCATGACGATCAACCAGGGACAGGAACTCCTAGCTGATGGAGGTTGAGCGCTCGACCGTTCACCACCAGCCAGGACTCACGGCTGATGGCGTTCAACCGTTGTTGCAGCGTACCCATCCTGTCGCGGAAGAGCCCGCCAATGGCCGTTGGCGGCACCACCCCCCAGCCCACTTCCTCCATCACCAACACGACGGGTTCCCTTTGGCGGGCCAGTTGATCGAGCAGCGCTGCCGAACGGGTCTGCCACTGCTCTGGACCGTCCTCGAGGTGCTGAGCGAGCCAGGTTCCGAGGGCATCGACCAGCAGGAGGCGGGACCGCCCAGGCTCCATGGACTGGTTCAGACCGGCCAGGGCCTCGGTCAATGACGCGCCCACTTCCAGGGTCTGCCATTCCTCCGGTCGACGCGCCCGATGGTCCGCCACCCGTTGGGCCCAGCTGTTGTCCTCGCTGGGGGGTTGGCCCGTCGCGAGGTAGAGGACAGGCCCTGGGTGTTGCTCCGCCAGATATTCCGCCCAACGGCTTTTGCCGCTGCGGCTGGGCCCTGTGACCAGGATCAGGCCGGCAGCAGGGCTGGCTTCAGCCGCCACCGTTCATGTTCTTGAGAGTGGCCACCGCCGATGGAGACACGCGGTTGAGATAGCGGAAGATCCAGTACTTGAAGATCGTGGCCAAGACCACCGGGAACGTGGCAATGAACAACAGGATAAAGTTCTCCTCCGCCGGCAAGCCCAGGTGATGGGCGATCCCGTCCAAGAGCACCGTCCAACCTTCAGGGCTGTGGAAGCCGACAAAGATGTCCGTGAAGAGGATGATCGCGAAGGCCTTGGCGCTGTCGCTTAGGCCGTAGACGGCCTCATCGAGGAAGCCGCGAAGCACCTGCAGGTCGCGCCGACAAAAGAGGCAAACCAGAACAAAGCCAACCAGCGCCGCCAGGTCGGCCTGAACGTTCTTCGAGGCCTCCATGCTCTCGGCATCGGCTTCGTCCTTGAGGGCATTCGCCCGCCTGGCCAGCGCCGATTGAATCTCTTCGGGTGAAGGCGGCTGCTTCCCTTCAAGGAGCGCTTCGAACTCCAATTCCTGCTGGTAGAGCCGCAACTTGGCGACGGCTTTTTCCTGCAGGTGTGGTTTCGTGTAATTCAGAAAAGGGATCTCTGGTGCATAGCGATCCATCAAGGGGGAGATCAACAGACTCCGGCTGGTCTGCTGTATGACCAGTGGCACGAGGATCAGCAGCAGCAGCACCCGCAGGGACACCAGGGTGGAATCGCGGCGCCGGCGGAACCCTGCCACCACCGAGGCTTCCGCTTCAGGGTCCAGTTGACGGCGCACCCCGTCGAACATGCCCAGCAGGCTGCGGGGCAGCATCTCGGGCGAGCGCGACATCGAGGGTGC
This DNA window, taken from Synechococcus sp. LTW-R, encodes the following:
- the cobU gene encoding bifunctional adenosylcobinamide kinase/adenosylcobinamide-phosphate guanylyltransferase encodes the protein MAAEASPAAGLILVTGPSRSGKSRWAEYLAEQHPGPVLYLATGQPPSEDNSWAQRVADHRARRPEEWQTLEVGASLTEALAGLNQSMEPGRSRLLLVDALGTWLAQHLEDGPEQWQTRSAALLDQLARQREPVVLVMEEVGWGVVPPTAIGGLFRDRMGTLQQRLNAISRESWLVVNGRALNLHQLGVPVPG
- the pxcA gene encoding proton extrusion protein PcxA, encoding MGLTDWIGSFDRASTHDLSNNLEQAYEAALLIQSLELEYYNDRPVRPELELSIPKSAKALMLRRFRAALQVAQENLADVAPKRAELDSQELRQLQLVESVVSRYGRARSSAPSMSRSPEMLPRSLLGMFDGVRRQLDPEAEASVVAGFRRRRDSTLVSLRVLLLLILVPLVIQQTSRSLLISPLMDRYAPEIPFLNYTKPHLQEKAVAKLRLYQQELEFEALLEGKQPPSPEEIQSALARRANALKDEADAESMEASKNVQADLAALVGFVLVCLFCRRDLQVLRGFLDEAVYGLSDSAKAFAIILFTDIFVGFHSPEGWTVLLDGIAHHLGLPAEENFILLFIATFPVVLATIFKYWIFRYLNRVSPSAVATLKNMNGGG